A stretch of Acidobacteriota bacterium DNA encodes these proteins:
- the rsmI gene encoding 16S rRNA (cytidine(1402)-2'-O)-methyltransferase yields MTDTPRERSTAGRLLVVPTPIGHLDDLSPRARAAFEAADLVACEDTRRTGSLLANLGLKRPLLSLHEHNERQRLPRLLDELKGGATIALASDAGTPLLSDPGFVLVREAAAEGIRIEPLPGPSAVLTALVASALPPLPFTFAGFPPRKSGKRQTFYREVGSLGHTVILFESPRRLLASLADAREACGDRPLAVARELTKIHEEVLRGSITEVIAQLEEKPAVKGEIVVVLGGPPKG; encoded by the coding sequence ATGACCGACACACCGAGGGAGAGATCCACCGCCGGACGGCTCCTCGTCGTGCCTACCCCCATCGGCCACCTCGACGACCTCTCGCCGCGCGCCCGCGCCGCCTTCGAGGCGGCGGATTTGGTGGCCTGCGAGGACACCCGCCGCACCGGCAGCCTGCTCGCCAACCTCGGCCTCAAGCGCCCGTTGCTCTCGCTGCACGAGCACAACGAACGGCAGCGTCTACCCCGGCTGCTCGACGAGCTGAAAGGCGGTGCCACCATCGCCCTGGCGAGCGATGCCGGCACGCCGCTGCTGTCCGATCCGGGGTTCGTGCTAGTGCGCGAGGCGGCGGCGGAAGGCATCCGCATCGAGCCCCTGCCGGGACCCTCGGCGGTACTCACCGCGCTGGTCGCCTCGGCCCTGCCGCCGCTGCCCTTCACCTTCGCCGGCTTTCCGCCCCGGAAGAGCGGCAAGCGCCAGACCTTCTACCGCGAAGTGGGCTCCCTCGGCCACACGGTCATCCTGTTCGAATCCCCCCGCCGACTCCTCGCCTCCCTCGCCGACGCCCGGGAAGCCTGCGGCGACCGGCCCTTGGCGGTGGCCCGAGAGTTGACCAAGATCCACGAGGAAGTGCTGCGGGGATCGATCACCGAGGTCATCGCACAGCTCGAAGAAAAGCCCGCCGTCAAAGGAGAGATCGTGGTGGTGCTCGGCGGGCCGCCGAAGGGGTGA